A window of the Halolamina sp. CBA1230 genome harbors these coding sequences:
- a CDS encoding sulfite exporter TauE/SafE family protein, translating into MIPTLPAHVGPLPTSEVETGVFLVVGLLGGAHCLGMCGPLVTMYADRMESESENVLSLFEVRQHALFNAGRTVSYAVIGALFGALGSVVFGAASTVTAIGDTVRAVSGLVVGVLILVVGARYALGQFGGHGLFGGGGGWFGKIYGRLTAHVEEWANGPGIVGLGLVHGLLPCPILYPAFLYAFARGSPAVGAVSLALLGLGTFPTLFLYGTVIQSIGNRHRDRLHRALGVAFLVMGWMPIAHGLELFGISIPHVEVPVYSPF; encoded by the coding sequence ATGATTCCGACGCTGCCGGCCCACGTCGGCCCGCTGCCGACCAGCGAGGTCGAGACCGGCGTGTTCCTCGTCGTCGGACTGCTGGGCGGCGCCCACTGTCTGGGGATGTGCGGCCCGCTGGTGACGATGTACGCCGACCGGATGGAGAGCGAGAGCGAGAACGTGCTCTCCCTGTTCGAGGTGCGCCAGCACGCGCTGTTCAACGCGGGCCGGACAGTTAGCTACGCCGTTATCGGCGCGCTGTTCGGCGCACTCGGCTCGGTCGTCTTCGGCGCGGCGTCGACGGTGACCGCGATCGGCGACACGGTGCGTGCGGTCTCCGGCCTGGTCGTCGGCGTCCTGATCCTCGTCGTCGGCGCCCGCTACGCCCTCGGCCAGTTCGGCGGCCACGGGCTGTTCGGCGGTGGCGGCGGCTGGTTCGGCAAGATCTACGGCCGGCTCACCGCCCACGTCGAGGAGTGGGCGAACGGGCCGGGGATCGTCGGGCTCGGCCTCGTCCACGGCCTGCTCCCCTGCCCGATCCTCTACCCCGCCTTCCTCTACGCGTTCGCCCGGGGGTCGCCCGCCGTCGGCGCCGTCTCGCTGGCGCTGCTCGGGCTGGGCACGTTCCCGACGCTGTTCCTCTACGGCACCGTGATCCAGTCGATCGGGAACCGCCACCGGGACCGACTCCACCGCGCCCTCGGCGTCGCCTTCCTCGTGATGGGCTGGATGCCGATCGCGCACGGCCTCGAACTGTTCGGGATCTCCATTCCGCACGTCGAGGTGCCGGTGTACTCCCCGTTCTGA